The following coding sequences lie in one Methanomicrobia archaeon genomic window:
- the moaA gene encoding GTP 3',8-cyclase MoaA, which translates to MTAQDSQEVATGAQERLADTYGRAIRSLRFALTDRCPLNCIYCHREGDSRPKQEWEEISPELAIAIARVASEHFGIRKIKITGGEPLVRRDLAEIIRGMRPFEDDISITTNGVLLQEYAAELVDAGLDRVNVSLDTLQEDRYEFVTRSKHNLPRVIAGIHHAIDLGLTPIKLNMVLLRGINDNEIADMMRFVRDCNERGRGNVVILQPIELIPSFNPPLERFKADFRMLEAELKSKASETRTRRMQRRKKYFIDGVEVEVVHPIDNTEFCANCSRLRVTSDGKLKPCLLRDDNLVPIERTDEAHILNQLRLAMRYREPYFR; encoded by the coding sequence ATGACCGCACAAGACTCACAAGAAGTGGCAACCGGCGCTCAGGAACGGTTGGCGGATACCTACGGACGTGCAATCCGGAGCTTGCGGTTTGCACTTACTGATCGCTGCCCTCTGAACTGCATCTACTGCCATCGCGAGGGTGATAGCAGACCGAAGCAGGAATGGGAGGAGATCAGTCCCGAGCTGGCCATCGCCATCGCTCGCGTTGCCTCCGAGCATTTCGGGATCCGGAAGATAAAGATCACGGGCGGCGAGCCGCTGGTGCGGCGTGACCTCGCCGAGATCATACGGGGCATGCGGCCGTTTGAGGATGATATCTCGATCACGACGAACGGTGTGCTTCTACAGGAGTATGCAGCGGAGCTCGTTGACGCGGGCCTGGATCGGGTGAATGTCAGCCTCGATACCTTGCAGGAGGACCGATACGAGTTCGTCACGCGCTCGAAGCACAACCTGCCGCGCGTGATCGCCGGCATTCACCACGCGATCGACCTCGGGCTCACACCCATTAAGCTCAACATGGTACTCCTCAGGGGTATCAACGACAACGAGATCGCGGACATGATGCGGTTCGTGCGCGACTGTAACGAGCGCGGCAGGGGTAACGTGGTCATCCTCCAGCCGATCGAGCTGATCCCGTCCTTCAATCCGCCACTGGAGCGGTTCAAGGCGGATTTCCGCATGCTCGAGGCTGAGCTCAAATCGAAGGCTTCTGAGACGCGCACGAGAAGAATGCAGCGCAGGAAGAAGTACTTCATCGACGGCGTCGAGGTGGAGGTGGTGCATCCGATCGATAACACGGAGTTCTGTGCTAACTGCTCACGGCTGCGCGTGACTTCGGACGGCAAGCTGAAGCCTTGCTTGCTCCGTGATGACAATCTCGTGCCTATCGAGCGCACGGATGAGGCGCATATACTCAACCAGTTGCGGTTGGCGATGCGGTATCGGGAGCCGTATTTTCGGTGA
- a CDS encoding site-2 protease family protein translates to MPMKTSETELKHLVIAWLAIAFAFTLILRRWHALDMITVFAISAVTVGLAFILHELAHKIVAQRFGAWSEFRMAPQMLLLAIFTAFLGFIFVAPGAVMIFNPYLTRAENGKIALAGPMTNVLLAFLFFGLFSLAPQGVLGLIGTFGMTINAWLAVFNLIPFSILDGKKVLAWNTGVYGLALGLAILTLIISMLGT, encoded by the coding sequence ATGCCTATGAAAACGAGCGAGACGGAGCTGAAGCATCTGGTGATCGCATGGCTCGCCATAGCCTTCGCTTTTACCCTCATCCTCAGGCGATGGCACGCGCTCGATATGATCACCGTCTTCGCCATCTCCGCAGTCACGGTTGGTCTCGCCTTCATCCTGCACGAGCTCGCACACAAGATTGTTGCGCAACGATTCGGTGCGTGGTCCGAGTTCCGCATGGCGCCACAGATGCTGCTCCTCGCTATCTTCACTGCCTTCCTCGGCTTCATCTTCGTCGCTCCCGGCGCCGTCATGATCTTCAACCCGTACCTGACACGTGCGGAGAACGGGAAGATCGCCCTGGCCGGCCCGATGACGAACGTGCTTCTGGCATTTCTCTTCTTCGGGCTCTTCTCGCTCGCACCTCAGGGCGTACTTGGCTTGATCGGCACCTTCGGCATGACGATCAACGCCTGGCTCGCGGTCTTCAATCTTATCCCGTTCAGTATCCTCGACGGCAAGAAGGTCCTGGCCTGGAACACCGGTGTCTACGGGCTCGCGCTCGGCCTCGCGATCCTCACCCTTATCATCAGCATGCTCGGCACGTAA
- a CDS encoding prephenate dehydrogenase/arogenate dehydrogenase family protein yields MQVTILGGAGAMGAWFARFFNEHDVSVRIVDVSDQTAAVAKQLGVEYALTDVLTADRAALRAEFVAADIVLVSVPIELTSRVIERIGPALPPGSLFMDISSVKRTPVALMERCTAHEVEVLGTHPLFGPSTKSLKGMPVVFVPVRSGPLSEKIRALFERNGAKITCLTAEEHDALMAVIQGLPHFVLFAFGITLKNLGFDVARARKFMGPMYAVVLDFVGRLLYQDPRLYAQIQTNLEMRAVHETFITAATRLAELVAAGDAAAIVAELEAAKAHFGDTASAMRDSDRIIEEKVNLSLVKNVAPPKP; encoded by the coding sequence ATGCAGGTAACGATACTCGGCGGCGCGGGCGCCATGGGTGCGTGGTTCGCCCGGTTCTTCAATGAGCACGACGTCTCCGTGCGCATCGTGGATGTCAGCGACCAGACCGCAGCGGTAGCCAAGCAGCTGGGCGTCGAGTACGCACTGACCGATGTGTTGACGGCCGATCGAGCAGCGCTACGAGCGGAGTTTGTTGCAGCAGACATTGTGCTCGTTTCCGTCCCGATCGAGCTTACGAGTCGTGTAATCGAGCGTATAGGGCCTGCACTCCCGCCCGGCTCGCTCTTCATGGATATCAGCTCGGTGAAACGGACGCCGGTGGCGCTGATGGAGCGCTGTACCGCGCACGAGGTGGAGGTACTGGGCACACATCCGCTCTTCGGGCCCTCAACAAAGAGTCTCAAGGGCATGCCGGTGGTCTTTGTACCCGTTCGCTCGGGGCCCTTGTCTGAAAAGATCCGGGCGCTCTTCGAGCGGAACGGCGCGAAGATCACCTGCCTTACGGCTGAGGAGCATGATGCGTTGATGGCGGTTATCCAGGGGCTGCCGCATTTCGTGCTCTTCGCTTTCGGGATCACGCTAAAAAATCTAGGATTCGATGTCGCTCGCGCACGGAAATTCATGGGCCCGATGTACGCGGTCGTGCTCGATTTCGTTGGCCGGTTATTGTATCAGGACCCTAGGCTCTATGCGCAAATCCAGACGAATCTGGAGATGCGTGCGGTGCATGAGACCTTTATAACTGCCGCTACACGACTCGCCGAACTCGTTGCTGCGGGGGATGCGGCGGCGATCGTCGCAGAGCTGGAGGCGGCGAAGGCGCATTTCGGGGATACCGCGAGCGCAATGCGCGACTCTGACCGTATCATCGAGGAGAAGGTCAACCTTTCGCTGGTAAAGAATGTGGCACCTCCGAAACCATAG
- a CDS encoding DUF1614 domain-containing protein: MFYIVLRNNLFKTMRKIVNKPQVKPLVFYGLLLVPTVVLCGSQDFEKSFGFFIVVLAMLLTSFIEIPILMIRTKKPEYSEHEARCISELYGVPVLEELQKDPERRYRTRITLNMGGFIIPFVFSLYLLRFFDPANEYALPLLEIGLITLLVALITFMVTEVKAGVGIIVPSYAGLFAIPLGLLLAPPDLPLALVARLLIFVPAIFGILLAMAIALVTLPRREVGSAFFNLGGVGSFYSIYLISFLAFLLGSMA, encoded by the coding sequence ATGTTTTATATAGTATTGCGGAACAACCTTTTTAAAACGATGAGAAAAATAGTGAACAAGCCGCAGGTGAAGCCGCTGGTCTTCTACGGGCTGCTCCTTGTACCAACCGTTGTTTTATGCGGTAGCCAGGATTTTGAGAAGAGTTTCGGCTTCTTTATTGTCGTTCTGGCCATGCTGCTTACGAGCTTCATCGAGATCCCGATCCTCATGATCCGCACGAAGAAACCGGAGTACAGCGAGCATGAAGCGCGCTGCATCAGTGAGCTGTATGGTGTGCCGGTTCTGGAAGAGCTGCAGAAAGATCCCGAACGGCGGTACAGGACGCGAATTACGCTCAATATGGGTGGGTTCATCATCCCGTTCGTCTTCTCGCTCTATCTCCTGCGATTCTTTGATCCTGCGAACGAGTACGCACTCCCGCTGCTGGAGATCGGCTTGATCACGCTGCTCGTGGCGCTCATCACCTTCATGGTGACCGAAGTGAAGGCAGGCGTGGGCATTATCGTGCCGAGCTACGCGGGCCTCTTCGCGATTCCGCTCGGTCTGTTACTTGCACCCCCCGATTTGCCACTCGCGCTCGTCGCTCGGCTGCTGATCTTCGTGCCTGCCATCTTCGGCATACTGCTCGCCATGGCCATAGCACTGGTTACACTGCCCCGAAGAGAGGTCGGGAGCGCGTTCTTCAATCTCGGCGGCGTGGGCAGCTTCTACAGCATTTACCTCATCTCGTTCCTGGCGTTCCTGCTGGGCAGTATGGCGTAA
- the larE gene encoding ATP-dependent sacrificial sulfur transferase LarE, translating to MISRTANEKRAVLSMSIRERGRLLIAYSGGVDSGLLLILASELLGTDKVYAVTLSSSLLPQREVAAIERFVKEQGIRHQFVPFPWQTNETFIRNPRARCYYCKREMARLLYQIAAAKGISIVAEGVNASDYEEDRPGLRAATEAGVWHPLAEAGLTKREVRELAAAVGLPFAAKPASPCLATRLEYGERLTAEKLARIESAEAFLHELGFIQVRVRLHRGGLARIEVSRDELNAFCDYTLRERVSRELKALGFRYVTLDLEGYRSGSMDT from the coding sequence ATGATAAGCAGAACGGCGAATGAGAAACGTGCGGTGCTAAGCATGAGCATACGGGAGCGCGGGAGGCTCTTGATTGCTTACTCGGGTGGTGTTGATAGCGGGCTCCTGCTGATACTCGCGTCCGAGTTGCTCGGTACTGATAAAGTATACGCGGTCACGCTCTCGAGTTCGCTCCTGCCGCAGCGCGAAGTGGCCGCGATCGAGCGTTTCGTGAAGGAGCAGGGCATCAGGCATCAATTCGTGCCCTTCCCCTGGCAGACGAACGAGACATTTATACGCAATCCACGAGCGCGCTGTTATTATTGTAAACGCGAGATGGCACGGCTCTTATACCAGATCGCGGCTGCAAAGGGTATCAGCATCGTTGCAGAAGGCGTTAACGCTTCCGATTACGAGGAAGACCGGCCAGGGCTTCGTGCGGCCACTGAGGCGGGCGTATGGCACCCGCTCGCGGAAGCGGGCCTGACGAAGCGCGAGGTGCGGGAGCTTGCAGCAGCAGTGGGGCTGCCGTTCGCGGCGAAGCCCGCCTCGCCCTGCCTGGCGACGCGTCTGGAATACGGAGAACGGCTCACGGCGGAGAAGTTAGCGCGGATCGAGTCGGCTGAGGCGTTTTTGCACGAGCTGGGCTTCATCCAGGTGCGGGTCAGACTGCATCGCGGCGGTCTGGCGCGGATAGAGGTTAGTAGAGACGAACTGAACGCCTTTTGCGATTACACGCTGCGCGAGCGCGTTTCGCGCGAATTGAAAGCGCTGGGGTTTCGCTACGTCACGCTCGATCTCGAGGGGTACCGGAGCGGAAGCATGGATACTTAG